One part of the Desulfonema ishimotonii genome encodes these proteins:
- a CDS encoding type II toxin-antitoxin system PemK/MazF family toxin, translating to MVIRKGAVYWIDFSPGKGSEPGGRRPGLVIQNDVLNDSRLNTVIVVAITSTLRFGDLPGNVVLKKGEANMPRRCVINVTQIRSVDKQSIREQIGTLSEKRLAEVYQGLEMVMDF from the coding sequence ATGGTGATCCGCAAAGGCGCGGTGTACTGGATTGATTTTTCTCCGGGCAAGGGGTCCGAACCCGGGGGCAGGCGGCCCGGACTGGTGATTCAGAATGATGTGCTGAACGACAGCAGGCTGAACACGGTCATTGTGGTCGCAATCACATCAACGCTCAGGTTCGGCGATCTTCCCGGAAATGTGGTGCTGAAAAAAGGCGAGGCCAATATGCCCAGGCGCTGCGTTATCAATGTCACCCAGATCAGATCTGTTGATAAGCAGAGCATCCGGGAACAGATCGGCACGCTGTCTGAAAAACGTCTGGCGGAAGTGTATCAGGGCCTGGAGATGGTCATGGATTTCTGA